One region of Halodesulfovibrio sp. MK-HDV genomic DNA includes:
- a CDS encoding pentapeptide repeat-containing protein, which translates to MDRNAVLAAIEENKCVEGIDLSGMDFSGLDLTGVRFTDCVMRGVNLSGCTLARTGFDGSDLQDAILHHVDFSDVLWMRLSFVGANFSQSHCTGATVVECDFSNAIFAEANVEKSVFDSTKFTGASLKESHITQTTFNNCTLNNAQLTRAKLQQSVFLNTTLAHADLREINATKVVLRECKLANQDFTGGCFVMVQAGESDFSGANFAQVDISQSNFMDANLSNANFEGARGIATLFTKAQLMGANLSRGSFDMADFSLADLRQCSLTNSSLTMSRFMHANCCAADFCNTNLQHANLSHAKLDAANFDKANLTQANLHRVHENHVIWGSANRKAALNTDPDLAEAEDFGK; encoded by the coding sequence ATGGACCGGAATGCAGTCTTAGCCGCTATAGAAGAAAACAAATGTGTCGAAGGCATAGATCTTTCCGGCATGGACTTCTCCGGACTGGATTTAACAGGCGTGCGCTTTACCGACTGTGTCATGCGCGGTGTAAATCTATCTGGATGTACCCTCGCACGCACTGGTTTTGATGGTAGTGACTTACAAGATGCCATACTTCACCACGTAGATTTTTCTGATGTTCTTTGGATGCGCCTCTCTTTTGTGGGAGCAAATTTTTCGCAATCCCATTGCACCGGAGCAACCGTGGTTGAGTGTGATTTTTCAAATGCCATATTTGCTGAAGCTAATGTTGAAAAATCCGTCTTTGACTCTACAAAGTTTACTGGCGCGAGCCTTAAGGAATCACATATCACCCAAACTACGTTTAACAATTGCACGTTGAATAATGCTCAGTTAACTCGCGCCAAGCTTCAACAAAGCGTATTTCTGAATACCACACTTGCACACGCGGATCTGCGAGAAATTAATGCCACCAAAGTCGTGCTGAGAGAATGCAAGTTAGCAAATCAAGACTTCACAGGCGGATGCTTTGTAATGGTACAAGCTGGAGAGTCTGATTTCAGTGGCGCCAACTTTGCTCAGGTTGATATAAGTCAATCCAACTTTATGGATGCCAACCTTTCCAACGCTAATTTTGAAGGCGCACGCGGCATCGCGACTCTCTTTACAAAAGCACAGTTAATGGGGGCAAATCTCTCGCGAGGGTCATTCGATATGGCAGATTTTTCGCTCGCAGATTTACGCCAATGTAGTTTGACCAACTCCTCACTGACCATGAGTCGTTTTATGCACGCAAATTGTTGCGCCGCAGATTTTTGCAACACAAATTTACAGCACGCCAACCTTTCCCACGCAAAATTGGATGCCGCCAACTTTGACAAAGCAAATCTTACACAAGCCAACCTGCATCGCGTTCACGAAAACCATGTGATATGGGGAAGCGCCAACCGTAAAGCAGCCCTAAATACCGACCCAGATCTGGCCGAAGCCGAAGATTTTGGTAAATAA
- a CDS encoding DUF3540 domain-containing protein has product MHATAKQLYTADARIQHTKVVSEDEGTFLLDDGQYRFHAKRAVGCLLSPAVGDLVLASVDTFGEAYILNILEREQQVGEVVLPAQTTIHASGKLQMSSPELSVVSAKADVNIAEARYTGNFMQVTLKHLKNITKNIELFSERFSLRSTWSQRIIKKADDTQAGMSRTLVDGLLTMQTENTIVTSKDSVKIDAEQLHLG; this is encoded by the coding sequence ATGCACGCAACCGCAAAGCAACTATATACAGCAGATGCACGTATTCAACACACAAAAGTAGTAAGTGAAGACGAGGGAACATTTCTGCTGGATGACGGGCAATATCGATTTCACGCCAAACGTGCAGTAGGCTGCCTACTTTCTCCCGCTGTTGGTGATTTGGTATTAGCCAGTGTGGATACCTTTGGCGAAGCTTACATTCTCAACATACTGGAACGTGAACAGCAAGTGGGTGAAGTTGTGCTTCCAGCACAAACGACAATACACGCTTCTGGCAAGCTACAGATGAGCAGCCCTGAACTTTCTGTCGTCTCTGCCAAAGCAGATGTAAACATCGCAGAAGCCCGTTATACCGGAAACTTCATGCAAGTGACCCTAAAGCACTTGAAGAATATTACAAAAAATATTGAGCTCTTCTCAGAACGTTTTTCACTTAGAAGCACGTGGTCACAGCGTATTATTAAAAAAGCTGACGACACACAGGCAGGAATGAGCCGCACCCTTGTGGATGGCCTCCTAACAATGCAGACAGAAAACACCATTGTTACATCAAAGGACAGTGTGAAAATTGACGCTGAACAACTTCATTTAGGATAG
- a CDS encoding pentapeptide repeat-containing protein, whose translation MQAGMEKAHEELSKLGISRGILYGENEDSASNSGLPDILTVKAPQNDNSKQPASASATKHAELTQQQAIAAEALEHHNAGVSLKGLQLNGADFSGLDLSGADFSNAQLEEAIFYNAILDHANFAGARMAGADFSQSSLTQSIFDKALLHSAVFIKAKAEKSSFTKAILTQANMSEATLNNVNFDDAVMDETLLKGCSCQKATFNAAVILSANLDNADFTGAVLDNVFIKAGSALGTTFSSASMLKSSMQDLDATGAIFTKADMTNTRGGQQSSFRHADFSGALLTNSYWEFCDFAGATFAGCIMNEAGFEQSTMQSADMRQIEAKHSIFSKSDLSNALLRGANLFGANLRKTKLSSADLTGASLFGADLYKAVLDKTKFTDTNCKRTLLEKRQDVLTWTGMQS comes from the coding sequence ATGCAAGCCGGTATGGAGAAGGCTCACGAGGAACTAAGCAAACTCGGTATTTCACGGGGAATTCTATACGGTGAAAATGAAGACAGTGCCTCAAATTCAGGTTTACCGGATATTCTTACTGTCAAAGCTCCTCAAAATGACAACTCGAAGCAGCCCGCGTCTGCTTCGGCTACAAAGCATGCAGAACTCACGCAACAACAAGCCATTGCCGCAGAAGCGCTAGAACACCATAACGCTGGCGTGTCACTCAAAGGATTGCAACTTAACGGAGCAGATTTCAGCGGATTAGACCTCTCAGGGGCAGACTTCTCCAATGCACAACTAGAAGAGGCTATTTTCTATAACGCGATTCTTGATCACGCAAATTTTGCAGGTGCCCGCATGGCTGGTGCAGATTTCTCTCAGTCCTCTCTTACGCAGTCTATTTTTGACAAAGCCCTGCTCCACTCAGCTGTGTTCATCAAAGCTAAAGCAGAAAAAAGTTCATTTACTAAAGCTATCCTTACGCAAGCCAATATGTCAGAGGCAACCCTCAACAATGTCAACTTTGACGATGCAGTGATGGATGAAACGCTGTTGAAAGGTTGTTCCTGTCAAAAAGCTACATTCAATGCGGCTGTGATTCTCTCGGCAAACTTGGACAATGCAGATTTCACGGGTGCTGTTCTTGATAATGTCTTTATTAAAGCTGGCAGTGCACTAGGAACCACCTTTAGCAGCGCCAGCATGCTGAAGTCCTCAATGCAAGACCTTGATGCTACGGGGGCAATTTTCACCAAAGCAGACATGACAAACACGCGGGGCGGACAACAAAGTAGTTTTCGACATGCTGACTTTAGCGGCGCACTTCTTACCAATAGCTACTGGGAATTTTGTGACTTCGCAGGCGCAACTTTTGCCGGATGCATAATGAATGAAGCAGGCTTTGAACAATCCACGATGCAAAGCGCAGACATGCGCCAAATCGAGGCAAAGCACAGCATTTTTAGCAAGTCCGACCTTTCCAACGCGCTATTGCGAGGAGCAAATCTTTTTGGCGCAAACCTTCGCAAAACGAAATTATCCTCAGCTGACTTGACCGGCGCAAGCCTTTTTGGCGCTGACCTGTACAAGGCAGTTCTCGATAAAACCAAGTTTACTGACACAAACTGCAAGCGCACATTACTCGAAAAAAGACAGGATGTACTCACATGGACCGGAATGCAGTCTTAG
- a CDS encoding DUF2169 domain-containing protein: MKIIKNDNASLLLKTFSQNGKDFLVISVLSLIDLNTPDIPEPEQQLWKLAGSELEKHAVLDLGMPKPVGEVLLQGNCYTPNGFPRHAQPVSFSVGSLHKELYVFGSRNWQSLAGITQLTKPQPFTNANINWRNAFGGSEYAYNPLGTGIDNGALPLVEYPDQLIGSPSDRPTPAGFGPVDAGWKPRAERAGTYDATWLNAHWPAPAPDLDWRYYNAAPADQWIDDFFSGGEDIYIKNMHPTKPRMTSRIPQYRQRVLLLGHGDPLEAPLRETETKLDTLWLFPHKEKAILIHRAVSRVHDDEASDIAAVFIRTEQQHDIPAEPISLREEIAVRISRAVPVDENAKDTHSEAFAKGNKQLEAMDAKVDTMLKQSAGGGELPSPKAMAEVGKTSVVQGLAQIDGGIAQLAAVQSRWGHLAPISTKPLHEARKKLLEASTHIANGCKEAQAAQEQASAAKNEAMQTLKDEGIEEVLAEHGKGLEDFTLPPEELRWQRQAYRFVVASQKNLTKNNHIQSVLQQQGICPSAAQSTWLGYHSAELTISCKEWGITKENEPSVVIPSGVICPRFVDHQLVAVSIHKPENFSSAHPLEGSQPAPMQFAVNKGEPIFVTATEIDTIILHHALGFTAGVICLPKPEHATPLTKLLESCPRLFVCILPSQQPATDELIRWQKLCPHAEFLVVPWEEGLQQAAREEKDIRDFFLPLLLQKAKENDSAASPKGNNAHQAKPSSIATKASNASKKKHQRRFKRCGCQDASRYGEGSRGTKQTRYFTGNSIR, translated from the coding sequence ATGAAAATCATTAAAAACGACAATGCATCGCTACTTCTCAAAACCTTTTCGCAAAACGGAAAGGACTTTCTTGTGATAAGCGTATTATCACTTATTGACCTGAACACACCGGACATTCCAGAACCGGAGCAACAACTCTGGAAACTTGCTGGCAGCGAGTTAGAAAAGCATGCTGTGCTTGACCTTGGCATGCCCAAACCTGTGGGTGAAGTTCTGTTGCAAGGGAACTGCTACACTCCAAATGGATTCCCAAGGCATGCCCAGCCTGTGTCCTTTTCTGTAGGCTCACTGCACAAAGAACTCTACGTATTCGGTTCACGCAACTGGCAATCTTTGGCCGGAATAACACAGCTGACTAAGCCACAACCATTTACCAACGCCAATATTAACTGGCGAAACGCATTTGGCGGTAGTGAATACGCCTACAACCCGCTGGGGACCGGAATAGACAATGGAGCTCTTCCCCTTGTCGAATATCCGGATCAACTAATCGGTTCCCCTTCTGACCGCCCCACTCCGGCAGGGTTTGGCCCTGTAGACGCAGGTTGGAAACCCCGCGCAGAACGTGCTGGAACCTATGATGCAACTTGGCTCAACGCCCATTGGCCTGCTCCCGCTCCTGATCTGGACTGGCGCTATTACAATGCAGCCCCTGCCGACCAATGGATTGATGATTTTTTTTCCGGTGGTGAAGATATTTATATAAAAAACATGCACCCAACCAAGCCACGCATGACATCCAGAATTCCTCAATACAGACAACGTGTCTTATTATTAGGACATGGCGACCCATTAGAAGCTCCGCTTCGTGAAACTGAAACAAAATTGGATACCCTTTGGCTCTTCCCACATAAAGAGAAAGCTATTCTTATCCATCGAGCCGTTTCACGGGTACACGACGATGAAGCTTCAGATATTGCCGCTGTGTTCATCCGAACAGAGCAACAACACGATATTCCGGCAGAACCAATCTCCCTGCGTGAAGAAATAGCGGTTCGAATATCCCGCGCTGTTCCGGTTGATGAAAACGCAAAAGACACGCATAGCGAAGCCTTTGCCAAAGGAAACAAGCAACTTGAGGCTATGGATGCCAAAGTGGACACCATGCTTAAACAGTCCGCAGGCGGAGGAGAACTTCCATCTCCGAAAGCCATGGCAGAAGTAGGAAAAACTTCTGTAGTTCAAGGCCTTGCCCAGATTGACGGGGGTATTGCTCAACTTGCCGCGGTGCAGAGTCGTTGGGGACATCTTGCACCTATTTCCACAAAACCTTTGCATGAAGCTCGTAAGAAGCTCTTGGAAGCTTCCACTCATATTGCAAATGGGTGCAAAGAAGCACAGGCGGCACAAGAACAAGCCAGTGCAGCAAAAAACGAGGCCATGCAAACCCTAAAAGATGAGGGAATTGAAGAGGTATTAGCAGAGCACGGTAAAGGGCTTGAAGATTTCACACTCCCTCCAGAAGAATTACGCTGGCAACGCCAAGCGTACCGATTTGTTGTGGCATCACAAAAAAATCTTACTAAAAACAACCATATTCAGTCCGTTTTACAACAACAGGGGATCTGTCCTTCAGCCGCACAAAGCACATGGCTTGGCTATCACTCAGCAGAACTCACTATTTCTTGTAAAGAATGGGGCATCACAAAAGAAAATGAACCAAGCGTGGTTATTCCCTCAGGTGTAATCTGTCCCCGTTTTGTTGATCATCAGCTTGTCGCAGTCAGTATTCATAAACCAGAAAACTTTTCTAGCGCTCATCCCCTTGAAGGGTCACAACCAGCCCCTATGCAATTTGCAGTGAACAAAGGGGAACCAATTTTTGTCACAGCAACAGAAATTGACACGATAATTCTACACCACGCACTAGGCTTTACGGCTGGAGTGATATGCCTACCAAAGCCTGAACATGCTACGCCGTTAACAAAGCTTCTAGAGAGCTGTCCCCGTTTGTTTGTCTGTATACTTCCTTCGCAGCAGCCCGCAACTGACGAACTCATTCGTTGGCAGAAACTGTGCCCCCATGCTGAATTTCTAGTTGTACCGTGGGAAGAAGGCCTACAGCAGGCTGCCCGTGAAGAAAAAGACATCCGCGATTTTTTCCTGCCGTTGCTGTTGCAGAAGGCAAAAGAAAACGACTCCGCAGCAAGCCCAAAAGGAAACAACGCACACCAAGCAAAACCCTCTTCAATTGCTACCAAAGCTTCCAATGCCTCAAAAAAAAAACATCAACGCAGATTTAAACGCTGCGGATGCCAAGATGCAAGCCGGTATGGAGAAGGCTCACGAGGAACTAAGCAAACTCGGTATTTCACGGGGAATTCTATACGGTGA